Proteins co-encoded in one Nicotiana sylvestris chromosome 7, ASM39365v2, whole genome shotgun sequence genomic window:
- the LOC138872821 gene encoding uncharacterized protein: MKILNEAHVPDKISVNHLEKIANNIFEVNRVTFSDDELPMKGTEHNRALYLTVKYEDSVVTQALVDNGSSANICPLFTLNKLNVDNERIHKNSICVRGFDGGRKDSVGDIVLELTIGDAIVPFIEFENDKGPWVYQVFDTVAVEKIPKGKCVPTPRVAAALPVMVAVEMLKNGFVPGKGLGASLQGIVQLVSLPKNLDTFGLGFKPTVADYSFQKPTLTGRLAKWQILLTESDIVYVTQTTIKAQALADHLAENSVDEKYEPLKTYFPDEEVMHIDELEQIERPGWKLFFDGAANMRVIGIGAVLVSEAGHHYPVTTQLRFYYKAYVDPLHIQVRDQHAYCNIMEEELNEEPWFHDIKEYIRREVYPEQATGDQKRTIRRLASGFFLSGGVLYKRTPDLRLLRCVDAKQAAAIMTEVHSRVIELHPEVALSEAVVQQDWNNCRYLKNGTKVPEIAKGEVDPNYAAWFGKMSNVNNEPEPERPAKRPHVQAFDDKILERLAWGEKEKEYKATIHDLREELRNVTFNNDLQAQEAKGTPGHDTEKCWKLKTVIQELIDTNWIEVQAPEAPKINQIPLSAHHETNMIEIVHKGGDPKKPSQTVMMIRASEAKPFEKSTSEKSVIKLNGENNEPSVEVKKGSSSDVAGKHQRAKVVVPGVMNKHVGTEHNRALYLTVKCEDSVVTRALVDNGSSANICPLSTLNKLNVDNERIHKNKSDIVYVTRTTIKAQALADHLAENSVDEKYEPLKTYFPDEEVMHIDELEQIERPGWKLFFDGAANMRVIGIGAVLVSEAGRHYPVTTQLRFYCTNNIAEYKACILGLRMVVDMGVQEVLVLDKAYVDPLHIQVSDQHAYCNIMDEELDEEPWFHDIKEYIRREVYPVQATDVEGKCVEMAIILMPSRDTMYDFCL, from the exons atgaagatcttgaacgaagcccacgttcctgacaaaatctcagtgaaccacttggaaaagatagctaacaataTATTTGAagtaaatagagtcactttttctgatgatgagttgcccatgaagggtaccgagcacaatagggCCCTCTATCTAACGGTGAAAtatgaagattccgtggttactcaggCACTAGTTGACAACGGTTCCAgcgcaaatatttgccctcttttcactctgaacaagttgaatgTGGAtaatgaaagaattcacaagaacagtatctgcgttcggggattcgacggtggaagGAAAGATTCGGTCGGGGatatagtgctcgagcttacaatagg tgatgccattgttccattcatagagtttgaaaatgacaaggggccgtgggtttatcaggtttttgacacggtagcAGTAGAGAAAATTCCTAAAGGGAAGTGTGTgccgactccaagggtagctgctgcattaccagtcatggtagccgttgaaatgttgaaaaatggttttgtaccgggcaaaggtttgggcgCATCTCTGCAAGGCATCGTACAActggtttctcttcctaaaaacttggatacatttggtctggggtttaagcccacagtcgcagac tatagcTTCCAGAAGCCTACGCTcacgggaaggctcgcaaagtggcagatcttactcacagaatctgacattgtctacgtgactcagactACGAtaaaagcacaagcattggccgaccacttggctgagaatTCTGTGGATGAaaaatacgaacctttgaagacttacttccctgatgaagaggtaatgcacattgatgagttggaacagattgaaagaccaggatggaagcttttctttgatggtgcTGCTAACATGAGAGTcattggaataggagcggtacttgtttctgaagcagggcatcattaccctgttacaacacagcttcggttctact ataaggcttatgtagacccgttgcatattcaggtccgtgatcagcatgcttattgtaacataaTGGAGGAAGAGCTCAATgaggagccttggtttcatgacatcaaggaatacatccgaaGGGAAGTATATCCGgaacaagccacaggtgatcaaaagagaacaattcgtcgcttggcaagtggatttttcttaagtggaggagttttgtacaaaagaactccagatcttcgGTTATTAAGATGTGTGGATGCCAAACAGGCCGcggctatcatgaccgaagtacattctaga gtcatagagttacatccagaagTTGCATTGTCtgaggctgtagttcagcaggattggaataactgccggtatctaaaaaatggcaccaAGGTACCAGAGatcgccaagggggaagtagatccaaattatgctgcttggtttgggAAGATGTCCAATGTAAATAACGAGCCAGAGCccgagaggcccgccaaaagacctcatgttcaagcctttgatgataaaattctggagaggttagcctggggggagaaggaaaaggaatataaggccaccATCCATGATCtacgagaagagttgagaaatgtcaccttcaataatgatttacaggcacaagaggccaaag gtaCCCCCGGtcacgacacagagaaatgctggaagttgaaaacagttattcaagagctcattgatactaattgGATTGAGGTTcaagccccggaggcacccaaaATCAACCAGATCCCGttgtcggcccatcatgagactaatatgattgagatagtgcataaagGAGGGGATCCTAAGAAGCcgtcgcaaaccgtcatgatgattcgggctagtgaagccaagccatttgaaaagtcaacaagtgagaagtctgtgatcaagttgaacggggaaAATAacgaaccatctgtggaggtcaagaaggggtcctcaagtgacgttgcaggaaaacatcaaagagcaaaagtggttgtgccaggagtgatgAACAAgcatgtg ggtaccgagcacaatagggCCCTCTATCtaacggtgaaatgtgaagattccgtggttactcgggcactagtTGACAACGGTTCCAgcgcaaatatttgccctctttccactctgaacaagttgaatgTGGAtaatgaaagaattcacaagaaca aatctgacattgtctacgtgactcggactacgataaaagcacaagcattggccgaccacttggctgagaatTCTGTGGATGAaaaatacgaacctttgaagacttacttccctgatgaagaggtaatgcacattgatgagttggaacagattgaaagaccaggatggaagcttttctttgatggtgcTGCTAACATGAGAGTcattggaataggagcggtacttgtttctgaagCAGGGCGTCATTACCCTGTTACAAcacagcttcggttctactgtactaacaacatagCAGAATacaaggcatgcattttgggtttgaggatggttgtggacatgggtgtccaggaagtcttggtcttgg ataaggcttatgtagacccgttgcatattcaggtcagtgatcagcatgcttattgtaacataaTGGACGAAGAGCTCGACgaggagccttggtttcat